In the Bos taurus isolate L1 Dominette 01449 registration number 42190680 breed Hereford chromosome 21, ARS-UCD2.0, whole genome shotgun sequence genome, one interval contains:
- the CFL2 gene encoding cofilin-2, translated as MASGVTVNDEVIKVFNDMKVRKSSTQEEIKKRKKAVLFCLSDDKRQIIVEEAKQILVGDIGDTVEDPYTSFVKLLPLNDCRYALYDATYETKESKKEDLVFIFWAPESAPLKSKMIYASSKDAIKKKFTGIKHEWQVNGLDDIKDRSTLGEKLGGNVVVSLEGKPL; from the exons ATG GCTTCTGGAGTTACAGTGAATGATGAAGTCATCAAAGTTTTTAATGATATGAAAGTAAGGAAATCTTCTACACAAGAGGagatcaaaaaaagaaagaaagcagttcTCTTCTGTTTAAGCGATGACAAAAGACAAATAATTGTTGAGGAAGCAAAGCAGATCTTGGTGGGTGACATTGGTGATACTGTAGAGGACCCCTACACATCTTTTGTGAAGTTGCTACCTCTGAATGATTGCCGATATGCTTTGTACGATGCCACATACGAAACAAAAGAGTCTAAGAAAGAAGACCTAGTATTTATATTCTG ggCTCCTGAAAGTGCGCCTTTAAAAAGCAAGATGATATATGCTAGCTCTAAAgatgccattaaaaagaaatttacag gtatTAAACATGAGTGGCAAGTAAATGGCTTGGATGATATAAAGGACCGTTCCACACTTGGAGAGAAATTGGGAGGCAATGTAGTAGTTTCACTTGAAGGAAAACCCTTATAA
- the CFL2 gene encoding cofilin-2 isoform X1, producing MKVRKSSTQEEIKKRKKAVLFCLSDDKRQIIVEEAKQILVGDIGDTVEDPYTSFVKLLPLNDCRYALYDATYETKESKKEDLVFIFWAPESAPLKSKMIYASSKDAIKKKFTGIKHEWQVNGLDDIKDRSTLGEKLGGNVVVSLEGKPL from the exons ATGAAAGTAAGGAAATCTTCTACACAAGAGGagatcaaaaaaagaaagaaagcagttcTCTTCTGTTTAAGCGATGACAAAAGACAAATAATTGTTGAGGAAGCAAAGCAGATCTTGGTGGGTGACATTGGTGATACTGTAGAGGACCCCTACACATCTTTTGTGAAGTTGCTACCTCTGAATGATTGCCGATATGCTTTGTACGATGCCACATACGAAACAAAAGAGTCTAAGAAAGAAGACCTAGTATTTATATTCTG ggCTCCTGAAAGTGCGCCTTTAAAAAGCAAGATGATATATGCTAGCTCTAAAgatgccattaaaaagaaatttacag gtatTAAACATGAGTGGCAAGTAAATGGCTTGGATGATATAAAGGACCGTTCCACACTTGGAGAGAAATTGGGAGGCAATGTAGTAGTTTCACTTGAAGGAAAACCCTTATAA